Proteins encoded in a region of the Flavobacteriales bacterium genome:
- a CDS encoding T9SS type A sorting domain-containing protein, whose protein sequence is MRKLIVFISLMCCAAQVVAQHIYFKGRYEYQHNDLALNYGNLLLPDGYLLYGSIKTPMINEYSAAFLKIDPFGNKIDSLIINEPNKLIECKSVFALQNGFIAVCHKGTNGGGNRYDPYIIRLNANLDTLWTKTIVFGSDTLPFVSGAMMTRDSNIVVYGDVLDSIPTSGGIMILKIDTLGNLMKFKSFIFQNEYQGCSSVDQTLDGGFIIGAGSTYYHPLGLGYYKQLAIKTDSLFNEQWNYIFGRNDANDGGFLVKAMKDSTIIIYSTTPTQAGVSPPKDWYFRKVTYSNQLIWQNQHGPADTDAWGFGLTEVGDSTFYLFRQTTNNPKPIISRYDASNGNLLWSRESRVGWGAHIGASLNFVPADSGFIISGFYQLYMGGIYPADTGSQDIFVIKTNCEGFADPPLADFIPFSFPGFEVVLDNNTMYYTSMQINWGDGEVEYFGIHSDTLISHYYQTQGTYTVTLIANACGDSDTTSMSVVASTLGLDENDKLKIKIWPNPADDILNIQLPVVEAQFDIRVYDATGRIILSTSNSNADYAKLNINELPSGVYLLIISTRNGKQYFNKLIKN, encoded by the coding sequence ATGCGAAAATTAATCGTGTTCATATCATTGATGTGTTGTGCTGCTCAAGTGGTAGCACAACACATTTATTTTAAAGGAAGGTATGAATACCAGCACAATGATCTTGCACTTAATTATGGCAATTTATTGTTGCCGGATGGTTATTTATTGTACGGCTCAATAAAAACACCCATGATCAATGAATATAGCGCTGCATTTTTGAAGATTGATCCGTTTGGTAATAAAATCGATTCTTTGATTATTAATGAACCTAATAAATTAATTGAATGTAAATCAGTGTTTGCCTTACAGAATGGATTTATTGCAGTTTGTCATAAAGGAACCAACGGTGGTGGCAACCGATACGATCCATACATCATTCGATTAAATGCAAATCTTGATACCTTATGGACAAAGACCATCGTATTTGGAAGTGATACATTGCCATTTGTCTCGGGGGCAATGATGACACGTGATAGTAATATAGTTGTGTATGGGGATGTGCTTGATAGTATCCCCACAAGTGGGGGAATAATGATATTGAAAATTGATACCCTTGGAAATCTGATGAAATTTAAATCCTTTATTTTTCAAAATGAGTATCAAGGTTGTTCAAGTGTCGATCAAACATTAGATGGAGGATTTATTATTGGAGCAGGATCAACATATTATCATCCACTTGGCCTTGGATATTATAAACAACTTGCCATAAAAACTGATAGTTTGTTTAATGAACAATGGAATTACATTTTTGGAAGGAATGATGCAAATGATGGTGGATTTCTTGTTAAGGCAATGAAAGATTCCACAATAATTATTTATTCGACCACTCCAACACAGGCTGGGGTTTCTCCTCCAAAAGATTGGTATTTCAGAAAGGTTACATATAGCAATCAATTAATCTGGCAGAATCAACATGGCCCAGCAGATACAGATGCTTGGGGATTTGGTTTAACCGAAGTTGGTGATTCAACATTTTACTTATTCAGGCAAACAACCAATAATCCAAAACCCATTATCTCCCGATACGATGCTTCCAATGGTAATCTGCTTTGGTCGCGCGAAAGTCGTGTAGGTTGGGGGGCGCATATTGGCGCGAGCTTAAATTTTGTTCCTGCGGATAGCGGATTTATTATTTCCGGGTTTTATCAATTGTATATGGGAGGTATTTATCCTGCTGATACCGGTTCGCAGGACATTTTTGTAATTAAAACCAATTGCGAAGGTTTTGCAGATCCGCCATTAGCCGACTTTATTCCATTTAGTTTTCCCGGATTTGAAGTAGTGTTAGACAACAACACGATGTATTATACCAGTATGCAAATTAATTGGGGCGATGGTGAAGTTGAATATTTTGGAATTCACTCTGATACGTTAATTTCACATTATTACCAAACACAGGGAACCTACACAGTTACTTTGATTGCCAATGCATGTGGTGATTCGGACACTACCTCGATGAGTGTAGTAGCAAGCACGCTCGGATTGGATGAAAATGATAAGTTAAAAATTAAAATCTGGCCCAATCCTGCTGATGATATTCTTAATATTCAATTACCTGTTGTTGAAGCTCAATTTGATATCAGAGTGTATGATGCTACAGGTAGAATTATTCTTAGTACATCCAATAGTAACGCAGATTACGCAAAGCTTAACATAAATGAATTACCAAGTGGAGTCTACCTTTTGATTATTTCAACACGTAACGGTAAACAATATTTCAATAAGCTGATTAAAAACTAA
- a CDS encoding T9SS type A sorting domain-containing protein, which translates to MAGDDIHKLVLQGVNLTEVPFQIPNIPLSVDNNYHRSEMEIISLLGGGYRLAISKLSPDNTLGTTGSLIVADLDANGDLIPGSNATYSLGQVIPYGIELSPNGKYLYYTFENLNTGAGGINYFDLTTGVLNALPGAIQAQDFSHSQIELFYPGKKMYLAANNRFGYLSDANDPYSGFIEPDLNIPINSLNLAQGGAPLNSTINYGIYLMNDQVDGGYYFTDIESPPSCCSENISYDKFSYSASVSATWTNGNNPFSNKNGIIFIRDELRIPTGKSIIISGMNFHFGINGKIIIEKGAKLTINNSTLTSVGCHGVMWNGIEIQGTPGIAHSTAAVNSNYGVVVLNNSEISNAHYGISTTLRDINNNFIVPHSGGMVVATNSHFLNNYIDVDFAPLIAFSGIFPFTISLQSNKSVFTDCLFETTFAELKDNLKPYPLYHIGMVQVAGVRFYRNTFINQVNQQANQTDRGTGIYSVDSKFYATWKCNSNPPIGVPCPESDRQGNLFENLAYGIDASSAMPLMNPVIEYNDFIDNARGIRMVGIVGGSIAKNNFEIGTDVPDPSGMFTTYGIHTTNCTGYFIEDNYLTTHNNGKLGIVTVNSGQNNNQIRNNTFNNLDYSASASRINWGDNINGTYVGVQYLCNDFNNSHQVDVQVTSGGIHTGQGSCLAPSAPQNLRNMAPANNTFSPVVPPLLHFTLDATHVFHQTTYVFPATNSTPGIIEPANVSIFPYFESPCGTANYTDKQSVCPDLYATTTPNGVLITRMSTLKGEIDALLQLIDAGNTQGLLAAINSNMAPGQLKNLLMGASPYLSDEVLLALIQKTPSLPPGILKDILLANAPFSPEVFDAIQTLTLPKGIRSQITAAQKGTSARDELFADISSRMFEKDMDFDELFRRYQNDTIYSNPLDSLETLLLTDPTIEHELTRVSVKIMKGDFSGATALITNIRSITTDYENYLKLLESLMTIYQCQDKAFRLNWDLTLKQQMIDIATADDNKVECKNAGSILELLKIFSQPELFEYVNPSNARSMVFLSPDTEQEKSLTIWPNPADDILNIQLPVVEAQFDIRVYDATGRIILSTSNSNADYAKLNMNELPSGVYLLIISTRNGKQYFNKLIKN; encoded by the coding sequence ATGGCAGGCGATGATATTCATAAACTAGTACTCCAAGGTGTTAATTTAACTGAAGTTCCATTTCAAATTCCAAACATCCCTTTAAGTGTAGACAATAACTATCATCGTTCAGAAATGGAAATCATTTCACTTTTAGGGGGTGGTTACCGTTTAGCCATATCAAAATTATCTCCAGATAATACCCTTGGAACCACTGGTTCACTAATTGTTGCTGATTTAGATGCCAATGGAGATTTAATTCCTGGCTCAAATGCAACTTATAGTTTAGGACAGGTAATACCATATGGAATTGAATTGTCGCCAAATGGAAAATATCTTTATTATACATTTGAAAATTTAAATACAGGTGCAGGTGGAATTAATTATTTTGATCTTACCACAGGTGTACTTAATGCGCTGCCAGGTGCAATTCAAGCTCAGGATTTTTCCCATTCTCAAATAGAACTATTTTATCCTGGAAAAAAAATGTATTTAGCAGCTAATAACCGTTTTGGATACTTAAGCGATGCTAACGACCCCTATAGTGGATTTATCGAGCCTGATCTAAACATTCCAATCAACTCATTAAATTTAGCGCAGGGTGGCGCACCTCTCAATTCGACCATAAATTATGGGATTTATTTAATGAATGATCAGGTTGACGGAGGATATTATTTTACAGATATTGAGTCACCACCATCATGTTGCAGTGAAAATATTTCTTATGATAAATTCTCTTATTCCGCATCTGTTTCGGCAACATGGACTAATGGAAACAACCCTTTTTCAAATAAAAACGGCATTATTTTTATTCGCGACGAATTAAGAATTCCCACAGGAAAAAGCATAATTATTTCCGGAATGAATTTTCATTTTGGAATAAATGGCAAAATTATCATTGAGAAAGGCGCTAAACTTACTATCAACAATAGCACCTTAACAAGTGTGGGTTGTCATGGAGTTATGTGGAATGGTATAGAAATCCAGGGGACTCCAGGTATTGCTCACTCCACAGCTGCTGTTAATTCAAATTACGGTGTGGTAGTTTTGAATAATTCAGAAATCAGTAATGCACATTATGGAATATCGACCACTCTTCGCGACATAAATAATAACTTTATTGTTCCCCATAGTGGGGGTATGGTTGTTGCAACGAATTCACATTTTTTAAATAACTATATTGATGTCGATTTTGCTCCATTAATTGCATTTTCCGGTATATTTCCATTTACCATTAGCCTTCAAAGTAATAAATCTGTTTTTACTGACTGTTTGTTTGAAACAACGTTTGCCGAATTGAAAGATAATTTAAAACCATATCCGCTTTACCATATTGGAATGGTACAAGTTGCTGGTGTTAGATTTTATCGGAATACGTTTATCAATCAGGTAAATCAACAAGCTAACCAAACCGATCGCGGTACGGGAATTTATAGTGTTGATAGTAAATTTTACGCAACCTGGAAATGTAATTCCAATCCTCCAATTGGCGTACCTTGCCCGGAATCAGATCGTCAGGGAAATTTGTTCGAAAATCTGGCTTATGGTATTGATGCAAGTTCTGCAATGCCGCTAATGAATCCTGTGATAGAGTATAATGATTTTATAGATAATGCAAGAGGAATCCGTATGGTAGGTATAGTAGGAGGCTCAATTGCGAAAAATAATTTTGAAATTGGGACGGATGTGCCCGATCCTTCAGGAATGTTTACGACCTATGGTATTCATACAACAAACTGTACGGGTTATTTTATCGAGGACAATTATCTCACAACGCATAATAACGGGAAGCTGGGAATAGTTACTGTTAATTCAGGTCAAAACAATAATCAAATTCGTAATAATACGTTTAATAATCTGGATTACTCTGCATCAGCTTCAAGGATAAATTGGGGAGATAATATCAATGGCACTTATGTTGGTGTTCAATATCTATGTAATGATTTTAATAACTCACACCAAGTAGATGTACAGGTGACCAGCGGGGGAATTCACACAGGGCAAGGAAGTTGTTTGGCCCCTTCTGCACCTCAAAACCTGAGGAATATGGCTCCCGCCAACAATACCTTTTCTCCGGTGGTTCCACCTTTGTTGCATTTTACTCTCGATGCAACACATGTGTTTCACCAAACAACCTATGTATTTCCGGCCACAAATAGTACGCCTGGCATTATTGAACCTGCGAATGTGTCTATCTTTCCATATTTTGAATCGCCTTGTGGAACTGCAAACTATACAGATAAACAATCGGTATGTCCGGACCTGTATGCGACAACTACCCCAAATGGAGTTTTGATAACGCGTATGTCCACACTTAAAGGGGAAATAGATGCTTTACTTCAACTTATTGATGCGGGAAATACACAGGGATTATTAGCTGCAATTAATAGTAATATGGCACCCGGACAATTGAAAAATTTGTTGATGGGCGCTTCACCGTATCTGAGCGATGAAGTTTTATTGGCTTTAATTCAAAAAACGCCATCCCTTCCTCCTGGTATTTTAAAAGACATATTATTGGCGAATGCTCCGTTTAGTCCTGAAGTATTTGATGCGATTCAAACGTTAACACTCCCAAAAGGTATTCGTAGTCAAATTACAGCTGCGCAAAAAGGTACGTCTGCAAGAGATGAATTATTTGCAGATATTTCATCGCGTATGTTTGAAAAGGACATGGATTTTGATGAGTTGTTCCGCCGTTATCAAAACGATACAATTTATTCAAATCCACTAGACAGTCTTGAAACTTTGCTATTGACAGATCCTACAATAGAACATGAATTGACACGTGTAAGTGTTAAAATAATGAAGGGTGATTTCTCCGGTGCAACTGCACTTATTACGAACATTCGTTCGATCACTACTGATTATGAGAATTACCTGAAGTTATTAGAATCTCTTATGACTATTTATCAATGTCAGGACAAAGCATTTCGTCTTAATTGGGATCTTACTTTGAAACAACAAATGATTGATATTGCCACCGCTGATGATAACAAAGTTGAGTGTAAGAACGCCGGTTCTATTCTTGAATTATTAAAAATATTTAGTCAACCAGAATTGTTTGAATATGTAAACCCATCTAATGCCCGTTCAATGGTGTTTTTGTCTCCCGATACAGAACAGGAAAAATCGCTTACCATCTGGCCCAATCCTGCTGATGATATTCTTAATATTCAATTACCTGTTGTTGAAGCTCAATTTGATATCAGAGTATATGATGCTACAGGTAGAATTATTCTTAGTACATCCAATAGTAACGCAGATTATGCAAAGCTTAACATGAATGAATTACCAAGTGGAGTCTACCTTTTGATTATTTCAACACGTAACGGTAAACAATATTTCAATAAGCTGATTAAAAACTAA
- a CDS encoding PKD domain-containing protein, which produces MMKRLLLPLLMLLFGSKGFSQVFYQEEFDGTVCAAGSGCDPSLVGWTVTNVGANGTDANKFFISCQENGNAAGQCGSGCGNDQSLHVGNVSTSTAAFIFCPTGDCGAAYDDSSPNEITNIRAESPTISCVGQTNIVCTFVYMETGENLDDDGSFWYFDGVTWVMADQIAKSNNAGCSGQGKWTAYSVSLPASANNNPNVKIGFVWKNDGDGVATDPSFAVDDIKLTSNPTSPPVASFTASSVSICEGDCINFTNTSTGAPFTATSWTFSGASTASSTLDSPSNICYPTAGTYDVSLTVTNANGSDTDTQVSFITVNTCTTPPVAAFSANSTTICAGDAVNFTDLSTGAPTTWNWTFTGGTPGTSTSQNPTVTYATAGTYTVTLTVGNANGTNSITQTNYITVTTCSNPVASFTPSATSLCEGDCITINNTSTSASTYGWIFNGGTPSTSTSQNPGVICYSTPGTYTIQLIAANGFGADTISTTITVGTAPTVTASADTTIDLGSTVTLTAVGSGSGNYAWSPTSGLTSPGTATTDATPLGTTAYIVTYSENGCSATDTVVVTVNIIEGIGVPNAFSPNGDQINDELFVMGQGIVKMNFIVYNRYGQKVFETTDQSRGWDGTLDGKKLNGGVFAYYLEYTLISGASGTIKGNVTVVR; this is translated from the coding sequence ATGATGAAAAGACTACTCTTGCCACTTTTGATGCTTCTTTTCGGCTCAAAAGGATTTTCTCAGGTGTTTTATCAGGAAGAATTTGACGGGACTGTTTGTGCTGCGGGTTCGGGATGTGATCCTTCGCTGGTGGGATGGACGGTGACGAATGTGGGCGCGAATGGAACGGATGCCAACAAATTTTTTATCAGCTGCCAGGAAAACGGAAATGCGGCCGGTCAATGCGGATCGGGTTGCGGGAACGATCAATCATTGCATGTGGGGAATGTTTCAACTTCTACTGCAGCATTTATTTTTTGTCCAACCGGCGATTGCGGAGCGGCTTATGATGATTCGAGTCCGAATGAAATTACCAATATACGCGCGGAGTCGCCCACCATTTCCTGTGTGGGTCAAACCAACATCGTTTGCACGTTTGTGTATATGGAAACCGGAGAAAATCTGGATGACGATGGATCGTTCTGGTATTTCGATGGTGTCACCTGGGTGATGGCAGATCAAATAGCTAAATCAAACAACGCCGGATGTTCGGGTCAGGGTAAATGGACCGCCTATTCGGTTAGTCTTCCTGCGTCGGCCAATAATAATCCGAATGTAAAAATTGGTTTCGTTTGGAAAAATGACGGAGACGGAGTGGCAACGGATCCAAGTTTTGCTGTAGATGATATTAAATTAACTTCCAATCCAACATCACCACCGGTGGCATCTTTTACAGCCAGCTCGGTGAGTATATGCGAAGGCGATTGCATTAATTTTACGAATACCAGTACCGGAGCACCCTTTACGGCAACCAGCTGGACATTCAGCGGCGCTTCTACTGCAAGTTCTACATTGGATTCGCCAAGTAATATTTGTTATCCCACTGCAGGAACCTATGATGTTTCTTTAACCGTTACCAATGCCAACGGAAGTGATACGGATACACAAGTTTCATTCATCACCGTTAACACCTGCACCACTCCTCCGGTAGCAGCATTCAGCGCGAACAGCACCACCATTTGTGCAGGCGATGCGGTGAACTTTACGGATTTATCTACAGGAGCACCTACTACATGGAACTGGACCTTTACAGGAGGAACGCCGGGTACATCCACTTCTCAAAATCCCACTGTTACTTATGCCACTGCAGGCACCTATACGGTGACATTAACCGTAGGAAATGCCAATGGAACCAACTCCATTACGCAAACGAATTACATCACAGTTACTACGTGTAGTAATCCCGTTGCATCATTTACTCCTTCGGCCACATCACTCTGTGAAGGCGATTGTATTACCATTAACAACACGAGTACAAGCGCCAGTACGTATGGATGGATTTTTAACGGAGGAACACCTTCCACTTCCACCTCACAAAATCCGGGTGTAATTTGCTATTCTACTCCCGGAACTTACACGATACAATTAATTGCCGCCAATGGATTTGGAGCAGATACCATTTCCACTACCATTACCGTAGGTACGGCTCCAACTGTAACAGCAAGTGCAGATACAACTATTGATTTAGGATCAACCGTTACGCTAACTGCAGTAGGATCCGGAAGTGGAAATTATGCATGGAGTCCCACAAGCGGATTAACATCTCCCGGTACAGCAACTACAGATGCAACGCCATTGGGAACTACGGCTTATATTGTGACCTATTCGGAAAATGGATGTTCGGCTACGGATACCGTGGTGGTTACGGTGAACATCATTGAAGGAATCGGCGTACCGAATGCCTTTTCACCGAATGGTGATCAGATCAATGATGAACTTTTTGTAATGGGACAAGGCATCGTAAAAATGAATTTCATTGTTTACAATCGATACGGACAAAAAGTGTTTGAAACAACGGATCAGTCGAGAGGCTGGGATGGAACACTCGATGGTAAAAAACTAAACGGAGGTGTGTTTGCTTATTATTTAGAATACACATTGATATCCGGTGCCAGCGGAACCATTAAAGGAAATGTAACGGTTGTACGTTAA
- a CDS encoding PorP/SprF family type IX secretion system membrane protein codes for MRKLYITLGAVLGMSTLHAQQDIHFSQFYSASGLINPGTTGVFNGDIRAMVNYRNQWKSISEPFTTISSSVDAKVYDGSSGFLGAGLTFYNDKAGASKLTTQSYGLNLAYAIELSKDMYLSLGVQPGLFQKSINTSDLYYGTQFTGNGFNTALNSGEASTSSKFLSFDMGAGLYWIYRKDDHNAYYLGASGSHLTQPNISFLGSTDKLLRKYIFHGGMEIGLKNTNMIILPNFLVKMQGGNRIINVGTDVKYIIQEQSHFTGFVNEMSVGMGAYYRVGDALWGTLQFNWTGFTLAMSYDLNLSDLSVATNGNGGMELMLMYRAGIGTGKGRSTRFL; via the coding sequence ATGCGAAAATTATATATCACTTTAGGAGCTGTTTTGGGCATGTCGACATTACATGCGCAACAGGATATTCATTTCAGTCAGTTTTATTCCGCATCCGGATTAATTAATCCCGGAACAACCGGCGTGTTTAACGGCGATATACGTGCGATGGTCAATTACCGCAATCAATGGAAATCGATTTCGGAACCATTTACCACCATCAGCAGTTCGGTAGATGCAAAAGTGTACGACGGATCTTCCGGATTTTTGGGAGCAGGGTTAACGTTTTACAATGATAAAGCAGGAGCAAGTAAACTCACCACACAATCCTACGGTTTAAATCTGGCCTATGCCATTGAATTATCGAAGGACATGTATTTATCGCTCGGTGTACAACCCGGTTTGTTTCAGAAAAGCATTAATACTTCCGATTTGTATTATGGAACGCAGTTTACGGGCAATGGATTTAATACTGCATTAAATAGTGGGGAAGCAAGCACTTCTTCCAAATTTTTATCGTTCGATATGGGTGCCGGTCTGTATTGGATTTACAGAAAAGATGATCACAATGCCTATTATTTAGGCGCATCTGGATCGCATTTAACGCAGCCGAATATTAGTTTTTTGGGATCAACCGATAAATTACTTCGTAAATATATTTTTCACGGAGGAATGGAAATCGGATTGAAGAATACCAATATGATTATTCTACCGAATTTCCTTGTTAAAATGCAAGGCGGAAACCGCATTATTAATGTGGGCACCGATGTGAAATACATTATTCAGGAGCAATCGCATTTTACGGGATTTGTAAATGAAATGTCGGTAGGCATGGGTGCCTATTACCGCGTGGGCGATGCACTGTGGGGGACATTGCAGTTTAACTGGACCGGATTTACGCTGGCAATGAGCTACGATTTAAATCTTTCTGATTTATCGGTGGCCACCAATGGAAATGGCGGAATGGAATTAATGCTGATGTACCGCGCAGGAATTGGAACCGGCAAAGGAAGAAGCACACGTTTTTTGTAA
- a CDS encoding peptidylprolyl isomerase — protein sequence MKLFRWYFLVLLCAGLLYSFVTTTPKEKAEEIVKIETSHGDIYIWLYKETPLHRSNFLKLAKKKFFDGTLFHRVIENFMIQGGDPYSKMPEKKDSVGEGGPGYELDAEILMNNAKIFHRRGVIAAARNGDDVNPLRKSAGSQFYIVQGRKFNDSTLRIQEKRVQKGLKDSSFHFTPEQVKVYKEIGGTPWLDKQYTIFGEVISGMEVVDKIAAVKKVPQDKPEIPIAMNVRVLKMTPTQLKEKFNYTIPFN from the coding sequence ATGAAGTTGTTTCGTTGGTATTTTTTGGTGTTGCTATGTGCAGGCTTGTTATATTCCTTTGTAACTACCACACCGAAAGAAAAAGCAGAAGAGATCGTTAAGATTGAAACCTCGCATGGTGATATTTATATCTGGCTCTATAAAGAAACGCCCTTGCACCGGTCTAATTTTTTAAAGCTGGCCAAAAAGAAATTTTTCGACGGAACACTTTTTCATCGTGTCATCGAGAATTTTATGATTCAGGGTGGTGATCCCTATTCGAAAATGCCGGAGAAAAAAGATTCGGTAGGCGAGGGTGGTCCCGGTTATGAACTGGACGCGGAAATATTAATGAACAACGCTAAAATTTTCCATCGTCGGGGTGTAATTGCGGCAGCGCGAAATGGCGATGATGTTAATCCGCTTCGCAAATCGGCGGGATCGCAATTTTATATAGTGCAGGGAAGAAAATTCAATGATTCCACTTTACGCATTCAGGAAAAACGCGTGCAAAAAGGATTAAAGGATAGCAGTTTTCATTTTACTCCGGAACAAGTGAAAGTTTACAAGGAAATAGGAGGAACACCCTGGCTCGATAAGCAATACACCATTTTTGGTGAAGTTATTTCAGGAATGGAAGTGGTAGATAAAATCGCTGCCGTAAAAAAAGTTCCTCAGGATAAACCCGAAATTCCCATTGCCATGAACGTACGTGTGCTTAAAATGACGCCTACTCAGCTGAAGGAAAAATTTAATTATACGATTCCGTTTAATTAA
- a CDS encoding mechanosensitive ion channel family protein, which translates to MNEFLDKVYYGNTIYHWGISVGILLAFILLAKIAYWIIGKALRGLTSRTKTKLDDLIIDKVEQPAIMAIILSGFLIAFNRLVFPENTTNFIHNSTYLAGAINITWMFVRIIDALMEEYLTPYAQRSDNKLDDQLIPILRRGIRVSLWILGIIVGLNNAGFDVAALIAGLGIGGLAVALAAQDTVKNIFGGMMIFMDKPFRIGDRVVIDGMDGVVEDIGLRSTRIRQLDGRLITMPNGHFSESPVLNVTKEPQRRVNIKLGLVYNTSDEKLEKALEILRGITKDHPLIDDSKTVAFFESFGEFSLNLSLFYFIEPEQDNMKIQGEINQSILTAFRKEGIEFAYPTQVVFKKEIN; encoded by the coding sequence ATGAACGAATTTCTCGACAAAGTCTATTACGGCAACACCATTTACCATTGGGGCATTTCGGTGGGAATATTATTAGCCTTTATTTTACTGGCTAAAATTGCGTATTGGATTATCGGAAAAGCATTGCGTGGTTTAACGTCCAGAACAAAAACAAAACTGGATGATTTAATCATTGATAAAGTTGAGCAACCGGCCATCATGGCCATTATTCTATCCGGATTTTTAATTGCTTTCAACCGACTTGTTTTCCCGGAAAACACAACCAATTTTATTCATAACTCTACCTATCTGGCTGGTGCTATAAACATCACCTGGATGTTCGTGCGCATTATCGATGCATTAATGGAGGAATATTTAACCCCCTATGCGCAACGAAGCGATAATAAACTCGACGATCAACTCATTCCCATTTTACGACGCGGAATACGGGTTTCACTTTGGATTCTCGGAATAATTGTAGGTCTCAACAATGCAGGATTCGACGTTGCCGCTTTAATCGCCGGACTAGGAATTGGAGGTTTGGCTGTAGCTCTTGCCGCGCAGGACACCGTAAAAAACATCTTCGGAGGAATGATGATTTTTATGGACAAACCTTTCCGCATTGGCGATCGTGTGGTGATTGATGGAATGGATGGAGTGGTTGAAGACATCGGATTACGAAGTACACGCATTCGACAGTTAGATGGCCGATTGATTACAATGCCGAACGGACATTTTTCGGAGAGTCCCGTATTAAACGTCACCAAAGAACCGCAACGGAGAGTCAATATTAAACTCGGTTTGGTTTACAATACCAGCGACGAAAAATTGGAAAAAGCATTGGAGATTTTGAGAGGAATAACCAAAGATCATCCGCTTATCGACGATAGCAAAACAGTCGCCTTTTTCGAATCCTTTGGCGAATTCAGTTTGAATCTTTCTTTGTTTTATTTTATTGAACCGGAACAGGACAATATGAAAATTCAGGGCGAGATCAATCAATCCATTTTAACTGCATTTCGTAAGGAAGGAATTGAATTTGCGTATCCAACGCAAGTGGTGTTTAAGAAAGAAATTAATTAA